The Mycobacterium sp. 3519A genome contains a region encoding:
- a CDS encoding electron transfer flavoprotein subunit alpha/FixB family protein, which yields MAEVLVLVEHADGAVKKITAELITAARRLGEPSAVVVGKPGTAAALTDALKEAGAAKIYVAESDDAENYLITPYVDVLAALAESATPAAVLLAASADGKEIGGRLAARTGAGILTDVVDVKEGGKAVHSIFGGAYTVEAEATGDTPVITVRPGAVEAEPAAGAGEVVNVEVPAQAENATKITKREPAVAGDRPELTEATVVVSGGRGVGSAENFSVVEELADSLGAAVGASRAAVDSGYYPGQFQVGQTGKTVSPQLYIALGISGAIQHRAGMQTSKTIIAVNKDEEAPIFEIADLGIVGDLFKVAPQLTEAIKARKG from the coding sequence ATGGCTGAAGTACTTGTGCTCGTCGAGCACGCTGACGGCGCGGTGAAGAAGATCACCGCCGAACTGATCACCGCCGCCCGCAGGCTGGGTGAGCCCTCCGCGGTCGTGGTGGGCAAGCCGGGCACCGCTGCGGCGCTGACCGACGCGTTGAAGGAGGCGGGCGCCGCGAAGATCTACGTCGCCGAGTCCGACGACGCGGAGAACTATCTGATCACCCCGTACGTGGATGTGCTTGCCGCGCTTGCCGAGTCGGCCACCCCGGCCGCTGTGCTGCTGGCGGCCAGCGCGGACGGCAAGGAGATCGGCGGCCGCCTGGCCGCCCGCACCGGTGCCGGCATCCTGACCGACGTCGTCGACGTCAAGGAGGGCGGCAAGGCCGTTCACTCGATCTTCGGTGGTGCGTACACCGTCGAGGCCGAGGCCACCGGCGACACCCCGGTGATCACCGTGCGCCCCGGCGCCGTCGAGGCCGAGCCCGCCGCGGGCGCCGGTGAGGTGGTCAACGTCGAGGTGCCCGCGCAGGCCGAGAATGCGACGAAGATCACCAAGCGTGAGCCCGCCGTCGCAGGCGATCGTCCAGAGCTCACCGAGGCCACCGTCGTGGTGTCTGGTGGCCGCGGCGTCGGCAGCGCCGAGAACTTCAGCGTGGTCGAGGAATTGGCCGACTCGCTGGGTGCGGCCGTGGGTGCGTCGCGCGCCGCGGTCGACTCCGGCTACTACCCGGGCCAGTTCCAGGTGGGCCAGACCGGTAAGACCGTGTCGCCGCAGCTGTACATCGCGCTGGGCATCTCCGGTGCCATCCAGCACCGCGCAGGCATGCAGACGAGCAAGACGATCATCGCGGTGAACAAGGACGAAGAGGCGCCGATCTTCGAGATCGCCGACCTCGGCATCGTCGGCGACCTGTTCAAGGTCGCACCGCAGCTGACCGAGGCGATCAAGGCCCGCAAGGGTTAG
- a CDS encoding 1-acyl-sn-glycerol-3-phosphate acyltransferase: MTTEHPWVPRATCDASCVLGDATAGHSVVVAWRIAVRATLAVLLLSASPLLAVPMPGRSHLQRGYCRLMLRCLGMRITVSGGPIRNLRGVLVVSGHVSWVDIFAIGAVMPGSFVARADLIDWPALGVLARIMKVIPIDRASLRRLPNVVSTVATRLRAGHTVVAFPEGTTWCGLAYGPFRPAMFQAAVDAARPVQPLRLSYQDRAGSPSTLAAYVGDDTLTASIRRLVRARRTVVHVQVESLQLPGASRRDLAARCEAAVRGDASRRGHGHALVA, encoded by the coding sequence ATGACCACCGAACATCCCTGGGTGCCGCGGGCGACCTGCGACGCCAGTTGCGTGCTTGGCGACGCCACGGCCGGTCATTCGGTGGTGGTGGCGTGGCGTATCGCGGTGCGCGCGACGCTGGCGGTGCTGCTGCTGTCCGCATCGCCCCTGCTGGCCGTCCCGATGCCAGGCCGCTCACACCTGCAGCGCGGCTACTGCCGGTTGATGCTGCGCTGCCTCGGCATGCGAATCACGGTGTCCGGCGGACCCATTCGCAACCTGCGCGGCGTGCTGGTGGTCAGCGGACACGTGTCGTGGGTGGACATCTTCGCCATCGGTGCCGTCATGCCGGGCTCCTTCGTCGCCCGCGCCGACCTCATCGACTGGCCCGCTCTCGGCGTGCTGGCCCGCATCATGAAGGTCATTCCGATCGACCGGGCCAGCCTGCGGCGGCTGCCCAACGTGGTGAGCACCGTCGCGACCAGGCTGCGCGCGGGCCACACCGTCGTCGCGTTCCCGGAGGGCACCACCTGGTGCGGCCTGGCGTACGGCCCGTTCCGGCCCGCGATGTTTCAGGCCGCCGTCGACGCGGCCAGGCCGGTGCAGCCGCTGCGGCTGAGCTACCAGGATCGCGCCGGCAGCCCGTCGACGCTGGCCGCGTACGTCGGCGACGACACGCTGACGGCCTCGATCCGGCGGCTGGTCAGGGCCCGCCGCACGGTCGTCCACGTGCAGGTCGAGTCGTTGCAGCTGCCAGGAGCCTCCCGGCGGGACCTGGCGGCACGGTGCGAAGCTGCGGTGCGCGGCGACGCCTCGCGCCGCGGTCACGGCCACGCCCTGGTGGCCTGA
- a CDS encoding sensor domain-containing protein, which yields MRALAVGCAAALLVSGCSQTVGGTAVKAIGGIDDESLSPVDVETVMLDQSRMRAITGAGDELTIVPSMDGKLPVDIDQLAETTPAQCKWVFEETQTFGHEVEEFHKTTFQYPPEGGLISEGAAAYRDAATARRAFDGLVALVDGCSATPLGPMFVGDWSSTPDSLQMRTGNGCGRDYRVKSVVLVEVTSCAFPDSVPDIVMTNLLANVPG from the coding sequence ATGAGAGCGTTGGCGGTCGGGTGCGCGGCGGCTCTGCTCGTGTCGGGTTGCTCCCAGACCGTCGGCGGTACCGCGGTGAAGGCCATTGGCGGCATCGACGACGAGTCGCTGTCACCGGTCGACGTCGAGACGGTGATGCTCGACCAGTCACGGATGCGCGCGATCACCGGAGCGGGCGACGAGCTGACCATCGTCCCGAGCATGGACGGCAAGCTGCCCGTCGACATCGATCAGCTCGCGGAAACCACTCCCGCGCAATGCAAATGGGTGTTCGAGGAGACGCAGACGTTCGGCCACGAGGTCGAGGAGTTCCACAAGACGACGTTTCAGTATCCGCCAGAGGGTGGGCTGATCTCCGAAGGCGCCGCGGCGTATCGCGACGCGGCGACTGCGCGGCGCGCGTTCGACGGGCTTGTCGCCCTCGTCGACGGCTGCAGTGCGACGCCGTTGGGCCCGATGTTCGTCGGCGACTGGAGTTCGACGCCGGATTCGCTGCAGATGCGGACGGGCAACGGCTGCGGGCGCGACTATCGCGTGAAGAGTGTCGTCCTGGTGGAAGTGACGTCGTGCGCGTTCCCGGACTCCGTCCCCGACATCGTGATGACGAACCTGCTGGCGAACGTGCCCGGCTGA
- a CDS encoding cupin domain-containing protein, translating into MFDTAELMNAITTIQTVKPPFIPDDAEVMTSIIEWPAGSAGAPPHRHPGGPSFGYVLEGEMLFELEGEAPRVIKAGEAFWEPGGDVIHYSDANNRTDVALRFLVTMVCTPGVPMLVVVDDDELEQRKDRRVPRS; encoded by the coding sequence ATGTTCGACACCGCTGAGCTGATGAACGCCATCACGACGATCCAGACCGTCAAGCCGCCCTTCATCCCCGACGACGCCGAGGTGATGACGTCGATCATCGAATGGCCTGCAGGTAGCGCGGGAGCGCCGCCGCACCGCCACCCGGGCGGCCCCTCGTTCGGCTATGTGCTGGAAGGCGAGATGCTCTTCGAGTTGGAGGGCGAGGCGCCACGGGTGATCAAAGCCGGAGAGGCGTTCTGGGAGCCGGGTGGCGACGTCATCCACTATTCCGATGCCAACAACCGCACCGATGTGGCGCTGCGGTTCCTGGTCACGATGGTCTGCACGCCGGGTGTGCCGATGCTCGTCGTCGTCGACGACGACGAACTCGAACAGCGCAAGGACCGGCGCGTCCCACGATCATGA
- a CDS encoding GNAT family N-acetyltransferase, with the protein MSTASVLIAADPPTWAHTEGRRAADTPRYTLLLSTEPALIEAAQRLRHDVFTSEPGFALAGAEDGRDADRFDEHCDHLLVREDNSGELVGCYRMLPPAGATAAGGLYTATEFDVRGLDPLRPSLVEMGRAVVREDHRNGAVVLLMWAGILAYLDRCGYDYVTGCVSVPVAGPADEAPGSRIRGVRDFVRRRHAAPAEYTVHPYLPVTVGGRRLDDIDPPRRVDVPPLMRGYLRLGAQVCGEPAHDPDFGVGDFPALLDKRNADTRYLKRLRSVGAATGMSA; encoded by the coding sequence ATGAGCACAGCTTCCGTACTCATCGCCGCAGATCCGCCGACCTGGGCCCACACCGAAGGTAGGAGAGCAGCCGATACCCCCCGCTACACCCTGCTGTTGTCCACCGAGCCCGCCCTGATCGAGGCCGCGCAGCGGCTCCGCCACGATGTGTTCACCTCCGAGCCCGGTTTCGCGTTGGCCGGTGCCGAAGACGGCCGCGACGCCGATCGCTTCGACGAGCACTGCGATCACCTGCTGGTCCGCGAGGACAACTCCGGCGAACTGGTCGGCTGCTACCGGATGCTGCCGCCCGCGGGCGCGACCGCCGCCGGCGGGCTGTACACCGCAACGGAATTCGACGTGCGAGGACTCGACCCGCTGCGGCCGTCCCTGGTGGAGATGGGCCGCGCCGTGGTGCGCGAGGATCACCGCAACGGCGCCGTGGTGCTGCTGATGTGGGCTGGCATCCTCGCCTACCTGGACCGCTGCGGCTACGACTACGTCACCGGCTGCGTGTCCGTGCCCGTCGCGGGTCCCGCCGACGAGGCGCCGGGCAGTCGCATCCGCGGGGTGCGCGACTTCGTGCGGCGCCGCCACGCCGCACCCGCGGAGTACACCGTGCATCCCTACCTGCCGGTGACCGTGGGCGGACGCCGCCTCGACGACATCGACCCGCCGCGCCGGGTCGACGTCCCGCCGCTGATGCGCGGCTACCTGCGGCTCGGCGCGCAAGTCTGCGGGGAACCGGCGCACGACCCCGACTTCGGGGTCGGCGACTTCCCGGCGTTGCTCGACAAGCGCAACGCCGACACCCGCTACCTCAAGCGGCTGCGATCGGTAGGCGCCGCGACGGGGATGTCGGCATGA
- a CDS encoding nitroreductase, with translation MTEFDDVVRQRRSIRMFLRDKPVPRELLDEAFALAMRAPSNSNVQPWRVFVASGKRRDRLVEALLEQAAVELPVTTGIPESYLPLRRELGALVYGSMGISRDDMAGRRVAQLRNWEFFRAPVGAVVCMHRDLGTVDGVGVGMFLQTLVLALTERGLGTCVQVSIAAYPEILRAHLDIPEELNVLCGLSIGYPDPAFPANSLDTPRNPVESNVVFLDS, from the coding sequence ATGACCGAGTTCGACGATGTCGTGCGGCAACGCCGGTCCATCCGAATGTTCCTGCGCGACAAGCCCGTTCCCCGCGAACTGCTCGACGAGGCGTTCGCCCTGGCGATGCGCGCACCGTCGAACTCCAACGTGCAGCCATGGCGGGTGTTCGTCGCGTCGGGGAAGCGGCGGGACCGGCTGGTCGAGGCGCTTCTCGAGCAGGCGGCCGTCGAGTTGCCGGTGACCACCGGCATCCCGGAGAGCTACCTGCCGCTGCGCAGGGAACTCGGCGCGTTGGTCTACGGCTCGATGGGGATCTCGCGGGACGACATGGCGGGCCGGCGAGTTGCCCAGCTGCGCAACTGGGAGTTCTTCCGAGCCCCGGTGGGTGCCGTGGTGTGCATGCACCGCGACCTGGGCACGGTCGACGGCGTCGGGGTCGGCATGTTCCTGCAGACCCTGGTGCTCGCGCTGACCGAGCGCGGGCTTGGCACCTGCGTCCAGGTGTCGATCGCGGCATACCCGGAGATCCTGCGGGCGCATCTGGACATCCCCGAGGAGCTGAATGTGCTGTGCGGCCTGTCGATCGGGTATCCGGACCCGGCGTTCCCGGCCAACAGCCTCGACACCCCGCGCAATCCGGTCGAGTCGAACGTGGTGTTCCTGGATAGCTGA
- a CDS encoding bifunctional 2-polyprenyl-6-hydroxyphenol methylase/3-demethylubiquinol 3-O-methyltransferase UbiG, with product MSASFVTGSAGKSNATGESAPPLGSPDKGAALPLTGERTIPGLAEENYWFRRHEVVYARLADRCAGRDVLEAGCGEGYGADLIAQQARRVIGLDYDESAVAHVRTRYPRVEMRHGNLAELPLENGAVDVVVNFQVIEHLWDQAQFVAECHRVLRPGGVLLMSTPNRITFSPGRDTPINPFHTRELNAAELTELLTAGGFSMESMLGVFHGPGLAELDARHGGSIIDAQIARALADAPWPADLLADVASVTIDDFDLTADGNIDDSLDLVAIAVRP from the coding sequence ATGAGCGCCTCATTCGTTACCGGTTCGGCGGGCAAAAGCAACGCGACCGGGGAATCGGCCCCGCCGCTTGGGTCCCCGGACAAAGGGGCTGCGTTGCCCCTGACCGGCGAACGCACGATTCCCGGGCTGGCGGAGGAGAACTATTGGTTCCGCCGCCATGAGGTGGTCTATGCCCGGTTGGCCGACCGGTGCGCCGGCCGCGACGTGCTCGAGGCCGGCTGCGGCGAGGGCTACGGCGCGGACCTGATCGCGCAGCAGGCGCGACGGGTCATCGGGCTGGACTACGACGAGTCGGCGGTCGCGCACGTGCGCACCCGCTATCCGCGCGTCGAGATGCGGCACGGCAACCTCGCCGAGCTGCCATTGGAGAACGGCGCGGTCGACGTCGTGGTCAACTTCCAGGTGATCGAACACCTGTGGGATCAGGCGCAATTCGTTGCCGAGTGTCACCGGGTGCTGCGGCCCGGCGGTGTGCTGCTGATGTCGACGCCCAACCGGATCACCTTCTCCCCCGGCCGCGACACCCCGATCAACCCGTTCCACACCCGCGAACTCAACGCCGCCGAATTGACCGAACTGTTGACGGCGGGCGGCTTTTCGATGGAGTCGATGCTCGGCGTCTTCCACGGTCCCGGCCTGGCCGAACTCGACGCCCGGCACGGCGGGTCGATCATCGACGCCCAGATCGCCAGGGCGCTGGCCGACGCACCGTGGCCGGCGGATCTACTCGCCGACGTCGCGTCGGTGACCATCGACGACTTCGACCTGACAGCCGACGGGAACATCGACGACAGCCTGGACCTGGTCGCAATCGCGGTGCGCCCGTGA
- a CDS encoding glycoside hydrolase family 57 protein → MHTHLPWLAHHGRWPVGEEWLYQSWSAAYLPLMRVLRTLADENRRHLVTLGMTPVVTAQLDDPYCLSGMHHWLANWRLRALEATTLREPLRTFGIREHAEAERELDEFATLWRHGGSPLLRSLIDADTIELLGGPLSHPFQPLLNPRLREFALREGLADAGQRFAHTPKGIWAPECAYAPGMETDYAAAGVGHFMVDGPSLHGDTALGRPVGESDVVAFGRDLQVSYRVWSPKSGYPGHAAYRDFHTYDHVTGLKPARVTGRNVPSDAKAPYDPVRADHAVDAHVADFVALVRDRLISESERIGRPAHVIAAFDTELFGHWWYEGPVWLERVLRALPAAGVRVGTLSDAVADGFVGTPVELPPSSWGSGKDWQVWAGEQVADLVQLNGEVVDTALTTVDKALGETDTPPARNFVADQILRETLLTVSSDWPFMVSKDSAADYARYRAHLHAHATREIADALASGRSEHARRLADGWNRADGLFGALDARRLPR, encoded by the coding sequence CTGCACACCCACCTACCGTGGCTGGCGCACCACGGCCGCTGGCCGGTCGGCGAGGAGTGGCTCTACCAGTCGTGGTCGGCGGCCTATCTGCCGTTGATGCGGGTGCTGCGCACGCTCGCCGACGAAAACCGACGGCACCTGGTGACGCTGGGGATGACGCCGGTGGTCACCGCGCAACTCGACGACCCGTACTGCCTGTCCGGCATGCACCACTGGCTGGCCAACTGGCGGTTGCGTGCGCTGGAGGCCACGACGCTGCGTGAGCCGTTGCGCACGTTCGGCATTCGCGAGCACGCCGAGGCGGAACGCGAACTCGACGAATTCGCCACGCTGTGGCGGCACGGCGGCAGCCCGCTGCTGCGTTCGCTGATCGACGCCGACACCATCGAGTTGCTCGGCGGCCCGCTGTCGCACCCGTTCCAGCCGTTGCTCAATCCGCGGTTGCGCGAGTTCGCGTTGCGGGAGGGTTTGGCCGACGCCGGTCAGCGCTTCGCGCACACGCCCAAGGGCATCTGGGCGCCGGAGTGCGCCTACGCGCCCGGCATGGAAACCGATTACGCCGCAGCGGGTGTCGGCCACTTCATGGTCGACGGGCCGTCGCTGCACGGCGATACGGCGCTGGGCCGCCCGGTCGGCGAATCGGATGTCGTGGCGTTCGGCCGCGATCTGCAGGTCAGCTACCGGGTCTGGTCGCCGAAGTCCGGCTATCCCGGCCACGCCGCGTATCGCGACTTCCACACCTACGACCACGTCACCGGGCTCAAACCCGCCCGCGTCACCGGCCGCAATGTGCCGTCGGACGCCAAGGCGCCGTATGACCCCGTGCGGGCGGACCACGCCGTCGACGCGCACGTCGCCGACTTCGTCGCGTTGGTGCGCGACCGGCTGATCAGCGAATCGGAACGGATCGGCAGACCCGCGCATGTGATCGCGGCGTTCGACACCGAACTGTTCGGGCACTGGTGGTACGAGGGCCCGGTCTGGCTGGAGCGGGTGCTGCGCGCGCTGCCCGCGGCCGGGGTGCGCGTCGGCACGCTGTCCGACGCCGTCGCCGACGGGTTCGTCGGCACACCGGTCGAATTGCCGCCCAGCTCTTGGGGTTCCGGCAAGGACTGGCAGGTCTGGGCGGGCGAGCAGGTCGCCGACCTGGTGCAGTTGAACGGTGAGGTCGTCGACACCGCGTTGACCACCGTCGACAAGGCGCTCGGCGAGACCGACACGCCGCCCGCCCGCAATTTCGTCGCCGACCAGATTCTGCGCGAGACGTTGCTGACGGTGTCCAGCGACTGGCCCTTCATGGTCAGCAAGGATTCGGCCGCCGACTACGCCCGCTACCGGGCGCACCTGCACGCGCACGCCACCCGCGAGATCGCCGACGCGCTGGCATCAGGCCGCAGCGAGCATGCCCGGCGGCTCGCCGACGGCTGGAACCGCGCCGACGGATTGTTCGGCGCCCTCGACGCCAGGCGGTTACCCCGATGA
- a CDS encoding electron transfer flavoprotein subunit beta/FixA family protein, whose protein sequence is MTNIVVLIKQVPDTWSERKLSDGDFTLDRDAADAVLDEINERAVEEALLIKEKEAANGTESTVTVLTAGPERATEAIRKALSMGADKAVHLLDDGMHGSDMVQTGWALARALGTIEGTELVIAGNEATDGVGGAVPAIIAEYLGLPQLTHLRKVSVEGGKVTGERETDDGVFTVEAPLPAVVSVNEKINEPRFPSFKGIMAAKKKEVTTLTLAEIGVEADEVGVDNAGSKVTASTPKPPKTAGEKVTDEGDGGTKVAEYLVAQKII, encoded by the coding sequence ATGACGAACATCGTGGTCCTGATCAAACAGGTCCCTGACACATGGTCGGAGCGCAAGCTGTCCGACGGCGACTTCACTCTCGACCGGGATGCGGCCGACGCTGTGCTCGACGAGATCAATGAGCGTGCCGTCGAAGAGGCGCTGCTGATCAAGGAGAAGGAAGCCGCCAACGGCACCGAGTCCACTGTGACAGTGCTCACAGCCGGACCGGAGCGTGCCACCGAGGCCATCCGCAAAGCCCTGTCGATGGGTGCGGACAAGGCGGTGCACCTGCTCGACGACGGCATGCACGGCTCGGACATGGTGCAGACCGGCTGGGCGTTGGCCCGCGCGCTGGGCACCATCGAGGGCACCGAACTGGTGATCGCCGGTAACGAGGCCACCGACGGTGTCGGCGGCGCGGTTCCCGCGATCATCGCCGAGTACCTGGGCCTCCCGCAGCTCACCCACCTGCGCAAGGTGTCCGTCGAAGGCGGCAAGGTCACCGGCGAGCGCGAGACCGACGATGGTGTGTTCACCGTCGAGGCGCCGCTGCCCGCGGTGGTGTCGGTCAACGAGAAGATCAACGAGCCACGCTTCCCGTCCTTCAAGGGCATCATGGCCGCCAAGAAGAAGGAAGTGACGACGCTGACGCTGGCCGAGATCGGTGTCGAGGCCGATGAGGTCGGCGTCGACAACGCCGGCTCCAAGGTCACCGCGTCGACCCCGAAGCCGCCGAAGACGGCCGGCGAGAAGGTCACCGACGAGGGCGACGGCGGCACCAAGGTCGCCGAGTACCTGGTTGCTCAAAAGATCATCTAG
- the mnmA gene encoding tRNA 2-thiouridine(34) synthase MnmA, whose protein sequence is MRVLVAMSGGVDSSVAAARMVDAGHDVVGVHLALSAAPGTLRTGSRGCCSKEDAGDARRVADVLDIPFYVWDFADRFKEDVIDDFVSSYARGETPNPCVRCNERIKFSALSARALALGFDAVATGHYARLADGRLRRAVDADKDQSYVLGVLTAEQLRHAVFPVGDTPKPQIREEAARRGLAVAEKPDSHDICFIPSGDTRAFLGARIGVRPGAVVDARGTVLAEHDGVHGFTIGQRKGLGIAGPGPDGQPRYVTGIDAETGTVQVGDRSALDVWTLTGDKPVFTAGGAPDGPVECDVQVRAHGGIADGVAELRDGQLVVDLRTPLSGVAPGQTMVLYHPDPDGDEVIASATITR, encoded by the coding sequence ATGAGGGTGCTCGTCGCGATGAGCGGCGGGGTCGACTCGTCGGTGGCCGCGGCGCGCATGGTCGACGCCGGGCACGACGTGGTGGGCGTGCATCTGGCGTTGTCGGCAGCGCCCGGCACGCTGCGCACCGGATCGCGTGGCTGCTGCTCGAAGGAGGATGCGGGCGACGCCCGCCGCGTCGCCGACGTGCTCGACATCCCGTTCTACGTATGGGATTTCGCGGACCGCTTCAAGGAAGACGTGATCGACGACTTCGTCTCGTCGTATGCGCGGGGCGAGACGCCGAACCCCTGCGTGCGCTGCAATGAGCGAATCAAGTTCTCCGCGTTGTCCGCTCGCGCGCTGGCGCTCGGCTTCGACGCCGTGGCCACCGGTCACTACGCCAGGCTCGCCGACGGTCGGCTGCGCCGCGCCGTCGACGCGGACAAGGATCAGTCGTATGTGCTGGGCGTGTTGACGGCCGAGCAGTTGCGGCATGCGGTGTTTCCGGTCGGCGACACCCCCAAGCCGCAGATCCGCGAGGAGGCCGCGCGCCGCGGCCTCGCCGTCGCCGAGAAACCCGACAGCCACGACATCTGCTTCATCCCGTCGGGGGACACCCGCGCGTTTCTCGGCGCGCGGATCGGTGTGCGTCCGGGAGCCGTCGTCGACGCGCGCGGCACGGTGCTCGCCGAACACGACGGCGTCCACGGGTTCACCATCGGCCAGCGCAAGGGCCTCGGCATCGCGGGCCCCGGCCCGGATGGGCAGCCGCGCTACGTGACAGGTATCGACGCGGAGACCGGCACCGTTCAGGTGGGCGACAGGTCCGCGCTGGACGTCTGGACGCTGACCGGCGACAAGCCGGTGTTCACCGCGGGTGGTGCGCCGGACGGACCGGTGGAATGCGACGTGCAGGTGCGCGCACACGGCGGTATCGCCGACGGTGTCGCCGAACTTCGCGACGGCCAATTGGTGGTCGACCTGCGCACCCCGCTCAGCGGGGTGGCGCCGGGCCAGACGATGGTGCTCTACCACCCCGATCCCGACGGCGACGAGGTCATCGCCAGCGCGACCATCACCCGCTGA
- a CDS encoding cysteine desulfurase family protein, translated as MTSPRTVYLDHAATTPMHPSAIEAMTAVLATVGNASSLHGTGRVARRRMEEARESLAHLLGARPSEVIFTAGGTESDNLAVKGIYWARRDADQRRRRIVTTPVEHHAVLDAVQWLAEHEGAEVTWLPVGDDGAVTPAALRDVLQANDDVALVSIMWANNEVGTIMPIAELASVAAEFDVPMHSDAVQAVGQIPVDFAASGLSAMSIAAHKFGGPMGVGALLLRRDTGCVPLLHGGGQERDVRSGTPDVAGAVAMAAAAKVAIEGLTANSARVQALRDRLIDGVYSEIDDVYLNGATGDGRLPGNTHFTFRGCEGDSLLMLLDAKGVECSTGSACTAGVAQPSHVLLAMGADPASARGSLRFSLGHTSTEADVDAVLAVLPAAVDRARQAALASAGAAEQ; from the coding sequence ATGACCTCGCCTAGGACGGTCTACCTGGATCACGCCGCCACCACCCCGATGCACCCGTCTGCCATCGAGGCGATGACGGCGGTGTTGGCGACGGTCGGCAACGCGTCGTCACTGCACGGCACGGGCCGGGTGGCGCGCAGGCGCATGGAGGAGGCCCGCGAGTCGCTGGCTCACCTGCTGGGCGCCCGGCCGTCGGAGGTGATCTTCACCGCGGGCGGCACCGAGAGCGACAACCTGGCCGTCAAGGGCATCTACTGGGCCCGCCGGGACGCCGATCAGCGGCGCAGACGCATCGTCACCACGCCTGTCGAGCACCACGCCGTGCTCGACGCGGTGCAGTGGCTCGCCGAGCACGAAGGCGCCGAGGTGACGTGGCTACCCGTCGGTGACGACGGCGCCGTCACGCCTGCCGCCCTGCGGGATGTGTTGCAGGCCAACGACGATGTCGCTCTGGTGTCGATCATGTGGGCCAACAACGAGGTCGGCACCATCATGCCGATTGCCGAACTAGCAAGTGTCGCAGCGGAATTCGACGTCCCGATGCACAGCGACGCCGTGCAGGCGGTCGGGCAGATCCCGGTGGACTTCGCGGCCAGCGGGCTGTCGGCGATGAGCATCGCGGCACACAAGTTCGGCGGTCCGATGGGTGTCGGCGCGCTGCTGCTGCGCCGCGACACCGGCTGCGTGCCGCTGCTGCACGGCGGCGGTCAGGAGCGCGACGTCCGCTCCGGCACACCGGATGTGGCAGGCGCGGTCGCGATGGCTGCCGCCGCGAAGGTGGCGATCGAGGGACTGACGGCGAACAGCGCACGGGTGCAGGCCTTGCGGGACAGGCTGATCGACGGTGTGTACTCCGAAATCGACGACGTGTACCTCAACGGCGCCACCGGTGACGGGCGGTTGCCGGGCAACACACACTTCACGTTCCGCGGCTGCGAGGGCGATTCGCTGCTGATGCTGCTCGACGCCAAGGGCGTCGAATGTTCGACGGGTTCGGCGTGCACGGCAGGCGTCGCGCAGCCGTCGCACGTCCTGCTGGCCATGGGCGCCGACCCGGCCAGCGCGCGGGGCTCGCTGCGTTTCTCGTTGGGACACACCAGCACCGAAGCCGACGTCGACGCCGTGCTGGCGGTACTGCCCGCGGCCGTCGACCGTGCGCGCCAGGCGGCGCTGGCCAGCGCGGGGGCGGCGGAACAATGA
- a CDS encoding SDR family oxidoreductase — MKIAVIGATGLIGSKVVTLLEGDGQDVVAASRASGADVLTGEGLAEALAGADVLVDLTNSPSFDDDPVMDFFTRSSTNLVNAAKQSGVGHYVALSIVGVDGLPDSGYMRAKVVQEKTIVDSGLPYTIVRATQFEEFAAAIVGSMDAGDEVHTPDALIQPIAADDVAAEVARAAVAGPADSVVNIGGPHKISFADLARRVLTEQGVDKPVVVDPDATYFGTPLHRDSLVTA; from the coding sequence ATGAAGATCGCAGTCATCGGGGCCACGGGCCTGATCGGTTCGAAGGTGGTCACCCTCCTCGAGGGTGACGGACAAGACGTCGTCGCGGCATCCCGCGCGTCCGGTGCGGACGTACTCACCGGCGAAGGACTGGCCGAGGCGCTCGCGGGCGCTGACGTCCTCGTCGACCTCACCAACTCGCCGTCGTTCGACGATGACCCGGTGATGGACTTCTTCACCCGGTCGTCGACAAACCTGGTCAACGCCGCCAAGCAGTCCGGCGTCGGCCATTACGTCGCGCTGTCGATCGTCGGCGTCGACGGGCTGCCCGACAGCGGCTACATGCGGGCGAAAGTGGTGCAGGAGAAGACGATCGTCGACTCCGGGCTGCCGTACACGATCGTGCGCGCCACCCAGTTCGAGGAGTTCGCCGCGGCCATCGTCGGTTCGATGGACGCCGGCGACGAGGTGCACACGCCGGACGCGTTGATCCAGCCGATCGCCGCCGACGACGTCGCCGCCGAGGTGGCCCGCGCCGCGGTCGCCGGGCCGGCGGACAGCGTCGTCAACATCGGTGGACCGCACAAGATCTCATTCGCCGACCTGGCCCGGCGGGTGCTCACCGAGCAGGGCGTCGACAAGCCCGTCGTGGTCGACCCGGACGCCACCTACTTCGGCACTCCGTTGCACCGCGACAGCCTCGTCACCGCCTGA